The following is a genomic window from Hirundo rustica isolate bHirRus1 unplaced genomic scaffold, bHirRus1.pri.v3 scaffold_191_arrow_ctg1, whole genome shotgun sequence.
CCCCCGGGGAGCTCTGTAAGCGGGGAGGAAAGCGTCAGGGGGACGCGGTGTCACCCCTCGGTGTCGCCTCCCTGCCACCCCCGGTGTCACCCCgcagtgtcacctccctgccacCCCCGGTGTCACCGCCAGCCAGGACAGAAGGCACTCAGCTTGTCCCCACCTCTGTGCCCACCCGACATCTGTCAGCCCCCAGCAatgtccctgctccccccagggctgtcccccgTGCGGCTCTGCATCAGCCCCACCCCCGGTACCCCTGTGTACCCTCCtgtccccccagtgtccccaaccATTGCCCTGCGCCCGCCCCATGCCCCCGCACGTACCCGAGGGTCTCCCGCAGGCGGGGAAGgtctggcagggcagggggggtCCCGGCCGCCCCCGGGGACCCTCGGCCCGGACGGGGAtccccgagggagggggaacagcccccggccccccccgcTCCTCCCGGGGGGGCTCCGGCGCCTCTGCGAaaagagggggggggggtgtgtgtgtgtatgtcaGTCCCCACCCACAGGGTGTGGCCCCACCATAAGCCCCGCCCCACCCGTCACTCACTCTCGGGCTCCTTTCCGCGGCGGGCGGAGGCTCCACCCCCCCGGCGAAGGGGCGGGTCCTCCTCGCGGGCGTGGGCGAGACCTCCCGGCGCCACGCCCCCACGCAGGCTCTCGTAGGCGGGCGGGCGCTTCCCGGGGGGCGGAGCTTCGGCGGAGGGTGGGAGGGGCAGCGGTCCGAGCGCCGTCCCCCCGCGGTCGCGCGCGGCCCCACCCGGGGCGTGGTGTGGGGGGAGGGGCGTGGAGTGGCTCCGCgcgcgggcggggggcggccccTCGCGGCGCGAGGGAAGGGGCAGCCGCGAGGCGCCCTCGGGGGGCGGGGCCAGCGGGGGTGGGCGGGGCGGCAGCAGGTTGGGGAAGGGCGGCGGTATGGGGGCGGGGCCGGAGAACGGGGCGTGGCCGATGAAGGGGGCGCGGCCGACGTGAGGGGCGTGGCCAGAGAACGGGGCGTGACCGGTGTAGGGGGCGTGACCAGAGTGCAGCGCGGGGCCACCGAAAGGGGCGTGGGCGGTGTGTGGGGCGTGTCCGTAGTAGGGGGTGTGTCCCGGGAAAGGGGCGTGTCCCGGCCCCTCCCCCGCGGGCAGGGGGCAGCTCATCTCCTCGTAAATGGCCTCGGGCTCCTCGGCAGGCGGGGGGGGCGCtccccccggcccgccccgccggggatCCCCCCCCGGGATGCCCCGGGCGTCCCCCACCATCTCGATGTACACgggctcctctgcctccccctgC
Proteins encoded in this region:
- the LOC120747749 gene encoding LOW QUALITY PROTEIN: neuronal tyrosine-phosphorylated phosphoinositide-3-kinase adapter 1 (The sequence of the model RefSeq protein was modified relative to this genomic sequence to represent the inferred CDS: deleted 2 bases in 1 codon); this encodes MNLLQRKGRPEWRPREEEPRKGVPKAREGGSLRRPLRVGFLTLPAPQERGPRPCAPGMAPRSLSCHAVGLPDSGVPLRPPGPRTGPPEGRGLEAPPAKRGGTPRGGCVRQTPPLKPSRSPQTRLSAGAPPPALAEQGEAEEPVYIEMVGDARGIPGGDPRRGGPGGAPPPPAEEPEAIYEEMSCPLPAGEGPGHAPFPGHTPYYGHAPHTAHAPFGGPALHSGHAPYTGHAPFSGHAPHVGRAPFIGHAPFSGPAPIPPPFPNLLPPRPPPLAPPPEGASRLPLPSRREGPPPARARSHSTPLPPHHAPGGAARDRGGTALGPLPLPPSAEAPPPGKRPPAYESLRGGVAPGGLAHAREEDPPLRRGGGASARRGKEPEKAPEPPREERGGPGAVPPPSGIPVRAEGPRGRPGPPLPCQTFPACGRPSELPGGPRLGRSASTSGVRQAGAPPFPRGPPSSRPLSGGVPGGGFPAAPRPRDGQLQEVIDRKRCVCTEIKARGAGGGGLCKQDSLPPLPAPPTWKGGAAPEGRPPPPPPPGTPPARRPHAVLWDTAI